cttttgtctagtgcttaagaaggttcaagtttcagatctgtaacttcaatgacaaaaaagttatgagaacttttcgaaatcgtcaaaatctcattttttgctaataactcaaagacgaagaatcgtaggaggctatggttttcattattttttctctgaaaaagagttcGGAACtgtttttcttctagctcttatagttctcgagatccactcagtagacaacgaattttgcccatcctgtacatatatgaagaattttttcttcGCCATTTCTTCCAATTAGGTTCGGTCGAaaggatacaggctgttgaaaatctattaaaaaaatttaattttgagttGTATCTCACAAACGTGTTTACGGAATggaaagattttcgaaatatagtttttcattaatatgaTCTTCTCTGAACGAAATTCCATCCATATCTTCCAGgttcttcattatgaccattacataatatatcataaaactttgaaatttttatgttttatgaattttatttttccagaggtggctcATTATATGATATGATGAATATGATATTATGAGAACTTTAAATAGCTGAaccaaaaaaatggtaaaggaaataAGGTCAATAAGGACCCTGTATAAAACTGTGAATCTGTAAAATACTTTCTTTCGGAATGCATTTCCTAGTTTATTCACcttttaatgatttttttgtATTGTAAACTTTTGTTTCCATTACCAGACTCTTATTCATTCTGAATTATCATTACAGTGTGTGGATAAAAAGAATTAACAACGGAATTATTGAATGCTTGCAATAAAAACGCTCAGAAAAATCACTTTTAGTTCTCAattaatcacataaaaattttactCATTACGCCATTCGTTTTTTCACAAACTGATGACATAGTTTTGAATTGTTATCTACAGTACCAATTTTTCACACCATCATTTAGGTAAGTTGCACCGTCTAACAAGGCAGCAAAAAAATTGgtgttgtttgaaaaaaaattatggtgtCACTCTGTTTGACCGATCCAAGAGTTTTGCTTGAAAACCTTCAATAACGTTATGAATTTTATTTCTTACTTCACACAGTATAAATGTCATAATATGTAAGGAATTTATATGCATTTCGAGATAATATTCAGTAAGTTAATAAGTAAATAGCATTATTCTCCTAATGCCGATAATCCAACCTAAGCAATTTTTGCAATTAATTTGTATTGAGTTTCAAGTTATCtacataattattaattttaagtACTACTAGCTGTACCCGCCGAGACACAGGAGGAATTTATTTTACTTACTTCTTCCAAGATGACGGCGGAATGGTGGAGAATTGAAAAGTAAAACGTAGTCTAAAGCCTTCCTTGGAGTATTCTTTTCAACAGGCTAATCCGAGGTTTTCCCAGACAAACAGACAAATTCGCCTGAATTCAATCTTGGATCTTTAATAATTTTTGACAGGTTGCTGATGCTTTAATATGCATCATGTCCTGATATCGATTTCCCTAACAAGATGAGAGGATATATGGAGCAAAAATTGCATTTAACGCTTAACTTCCGCACATCCTGTAGACAAATTAAAAAACTGAATGATTTCTGATAGTACGACATATTGAAGCCTCGAGTTTTCTGAACAATTTGTTTTTGGAGGGTGAACTGTTCACAGATTTTAGTttcattatggattttcattgaGTATCAATAGACCCCATCaaatcaataataattattatttcattcgTGCTTCTACAACAAACTCACCTTAATGCGAAATCCAATGTTGAAAATCTGACGGTAGCTCTACCTTCTGGATGAATATCTTCTACTCTACCACCGCAGTTGTCGGTCAGAATTTTAAGACGTGCtttgatttttccaaaattgcagTTTAACGGCAAATTGGTTATCTCTAAAATAGCTACTTCATCAGGTAGCACCTGGGGGCATTCAGAACGAATTAAGACAACCTacacttttttttattaaaCACCCAACCTAATTAGGTGTTCGGCTTCTTGATTCATGAAGAGCAAATTTTGTATTATAATAGCAATGCCATTCTAAACTGAATTAGTTATACTTTAGGACTGCAGGTTTCACTtagtatataaaaaaatttcttaaaaattcattttagattatgaaacttttgtatgaaaTTTTCTTTCTCAACAGCTGAACGAAAAAGTTAAAAAGCTGGCATTGTTAATCAACCATTCTGTAGTGACTATATCGTGTGGTCGGTACAACAAACTGGTATCTAATCAATTGTCAATATTCAGATATGTGCATTTAGCTTTCACCACTTTATCTTCAATGCTCTTCAAACAAATTCCCAAGAAAATTTCTAGAATTTAATatttaccttctcttttttCTGCCTTGGTAAATCTTCAATGAGATCATAATAAAGGAAATGTTCATTAGCACATAAAATCAGTGCGTCTGCTACATTGGCATTATGTAATAATATCACCCGTATTTTTCTCCTAAACCTCAAATCGCTCAGATCAGCTGCGAAATTAACATCTCCTGATATCAAAACCACAGCACAAGGTGGTCGATGGACTTCTGCGAAACGTCTTAAAGATTGTCTCAATTTTTCATCAGCAGCATTCTTAGATATTGAAGAAACGTGTATCACATTAACCTAAAATTGTAATATCAAAAATCTTCTGTCCCCACAACTCATATCCTTATGCACTAATGGTGTTTATTTAGCTTTTCCTAAAAACTAAGAAataatggtgagtttatgctgCCTTCCTAAGaaccaaaaattaaagaaatgCCTAAAAAAACTGTAGCAATTTCCTTAGATCTTAGGTTAGACCACCAGTCCATAGATGGATGGACTGGCTTTCATATGGCTTtggtatttgaaaatttcattcataatcATGAACAGCATATGGAAAAACCGAGTATGTATTCAAGAGAAACATTCTACTGACACTGAAAAGGGGGGCTTTCAATCAGTGCATCCTGTTGGCCATGACCCATGACGGCTCAGAAACCCTGAAACCGTCCAAAGCATCAGTAACAAAACTTGAAGTTGCTATGCTTGGTTTAACTTTGAAAGATTGGATGATAAATAAAGATCTGTGCAGAAAACACGATTATGTGACTCTACTGAAAGCATTACCAAGCTGACTTAGGTCTCAGTTTTTAGGAACTCTGCATGAACGCACCATTAGTATGGAGATGACCGAATTTCTAGTCATAATATTTGTATCTTAGTTCTTAGGATTTATATACATATACTAGGTAACTTGTATATTTTATTGTATGGAAGTTAAACCCTGAGTTCTTAGTCTTACAGCAAAAACACACCTTAACAAGATTGGAATATATTGTAAGATTATTCAGAAAAATGGGTTATTTGTAAGAGAAATCCCaagggttgcgttcacaaacttactgcgagagtagagtatgagtatggccatgcccagagagcatactctgaggaactaaaagtacgtttgtgaatgctttgagtaatcagagcttgctcagagtaagtttgtgaacgcaaccaagATGAAAAACAATTTGACGCCACTTGTCCACTTGCCTGAGAGTCATGTAGTTCCTGAATCACTTGAGAGTGTTCTTTTTTAACATCACAGACAACAATGAACTCTGCTTCTCGATAACTTTGTAGAAAAAAAGTTCTGATTCTTTGTACAATGGCAGAGGCGCTCTTGAATCTAGGCACCTGGCAGTTTTCAATATCCCAAAATATACCAATTGGCGGTAGTCTTTTTTTCTTATGTCTTTTAGTACAACCAAGAATGCCATCGCTATTTGAACTATCAGACCAAGAAGATTTCTGAGAAATATCTACACTTTTGGTAAGCCTCAAAGGAGatggatatttgaaaaagtCTTTGCCCTCGATATCACTATAAGAGTCCATTGTTGAGGAAGAGTCGTCAGATTCATCACTATATTCACTAGTAGAACTCATTCTACATCACATTGTGAaactccaaaaaaaattatatacagtTCAACCAATGCATATATTGTTTAATCATCTTCCAAAACAATGTTTTTCTAATCACTACTTCAAATAGTTAACcacatattttgatatttttgccTGTTTACCACAGATTGACAGTTTACAGTTATAACACATAGACCAAAGCATAGAGTTGTCAATATAGACAACTATCTCTTTGacatcattgaactctatgggggttcccatagagttcaatgtttgaCATAGACCACTGCAAACCTCTAATCTGTCATCACCATGGAAACAAATAAatacaaataataaataaactcCGTGAAATGAATATAGAAAATCAATTTTGTTAGTACTGCTAGGAAGAGATTCATAAAGGACATTGAACAAATAACTTAGAGTGTAATTTGATTTATAGTGTATATGATTTGATGGAACGAAATgcctttttttcgaaaaaaattttcccCGAAAAAAACACCATGTCGAAAATTACGTACCTCACATGATGAAGAACGAGAGGGTTTAGTGTTGGACAATCGTACTGTTTTATTGCAATTGGGAAAAAATAACCTGAGGTTCGAAAATGGTGAATGGATTCCTGGTAAGAACTACTAACCTTTTTTACCTGTTTTCTGTTTTTATAAGATTATTCATTATTCCATGAAGTGACGCTTGCCGTTTCAGAATCTGGGGAGGATGCTTCCTTATTCAAGACTAATCAGAAATTGAGAAAAAGAATACAAGAGTTACTGAAAgaaaagaatattttcaaagtgAAATTTGAGATTCTGCTGAACATGGTATGAATATGAAAGTAGATTTAGTAATTATATTATGGGCTTTTACTGTTTTCAGTTGGGCTCTAGTCTTTCGTTGATAAATTAGTTAATTAAAAAGTAGTAAAAAGAATTTTCAGTAGGCCTGTGGAGCCCAAAATAACCCAAGACAAATAACTATGGTCAAATTCTATTCTATGTATTTTTAAAATAATGTTATGTGATCTATGCTCCGATTTTTTAACCTCACAAATACAAAactgatttgaaaatatttatgttttgttGAGAAACTAATTCAACCAAAGAAGTAATATCTTTGAATTCAACCTATCCACCATGGGTTCTAAATTACCTCTTGTCGTTATATTAGGGGCAACAGGATCaggtaaaacaaaattatcaCTGGAAATTGCCCAGAAATTCGGTGGAGAAATAATCAGTGCAGATTCAATGCAAATATATAAAGGACTTGATATTATAACTGCTAAAGTTACCAAAGAAGAGCAGCTACTTGCGCCGCACCATCTCATTGATATACTTGAACCTGAAGAAACCTTTACAGTTATAGAATACAGAAATAGAGCAAAAGCTATTATTGACAAGTTATTTTCCTGCAATAAAGTTCCTATTGTAGTTGGTGGAACAAATTATTATATAGAATCACTTTTATGGAATATATTGGTGGACGACTGTGGTCAAAACCTTAAAAGAAAATCTTCAGAAATATTCAGCAAAGAGTATGATTTATCCAGTCGTGAACTGCATAACCAATTGAAACAATTAGATCCAGAAATGGCAAAACGGTTGCACCCCAATAATAGAAGGAAAATATTGAGATCCCTAGAAGTTTTATATGATAAGGGTAGAAAACTCAGTgatattttaaatgaacagcACAGTTCAGAAGGAGGTTCCAAAACAAGTGGAGGGTTACGTTACCCAAACTCATTGATCCTATGGTTACAGTGTGAGCAAAAAGTGTTGAATACAAGACTAGATAATAGAGTAGATGAAATGGTTAATGAAGGTTTAGTAGATGAACTCCTAAGGTTTCATAGGCATTTTCAAAATCCTGATTATACAAAGGGAATGTTTCAGTCAATAGGTTTTAAAGAATTTAACTCTTATCTGAAGCTTGAAGAAGCACAAAGGAGTGAAGAGATAGGAAAGAAGAAATTGGAGGAAGGTATAGAATTATTGAAATTAGTGACAAGGAGATATGCAAAGAAACAAATTAAATGgataaataacagatttttgGGTAGGACCGACAGGGCTGTACCACCAATTTATGGTTTAGATACTACAAACGTTTCAGAATGGATAGAGAACGTATCCACTAAAGCGAGTAGAATAATAGATTCTTATATAGAGGGTAGCCCATGTCCTTACCCTGCATTACCAAAACTAGAAACAGTTTCAAGTCCAAATGTAGATGATGATACATACAATTGTGAAATATGTGATAGAATTTTTATAGgacagcttcaatggaatttaCACTTGAAATccaacaaacataaaaaaattaaggaaaaaCAGAAGAAGATGAAAAACAATGAAATATTACATGAAACAATTGTAAGTAATGGGATGTGACAATTATTGATTTACGCTTAAAAAACAACTGAATGAACAGGGTTAGAATTATTCCCACTTTTCAGTATTTGGGGACTTGTACATTCTTGCATCTTTTGTTACGAGCATTCAGATTATTCGAATTACGCCCTAGTTAGTTAGtttccatgaaaatggtgaatcTGACTGGTTCTGGATATAAACTGATTATGAAAAGgagaaacaatattttattgaaaacgcTATATTTTTCCTTCATTCAGATTATCGCAAAATGAAGATATAAAACTTTTATACCATAAAATCGGACAATCATTGTATATTCTTCTGATTTTTCAGCTAACACAAGCAACAGCTGAGAGCCATCTCCAACAGAGGGAGATTGAAAAACTAAGGAAAGCTTCTGATAACAGATAACAATGGAGTTTGACTTCATTCTTACtctaatataaaaaatataaaattttattgaattctatGAATTAGGGCATCTCTGTCTAGTATGACctggaaaaaattattcataataTAATTTTGTTCTCGATTCTGAAGCTTAACAGTCGTAATGAAGATGTGAATAAACACTGGAAATTATATATATTGTGTTTACCTTCCTGTCCACATATTCCACATTTTCTCTTAGCTCTAGGTTGATTGTTCTTATCATAAGGCCTATTTCGAGGTTTATTGTTTCTTGAATTCTGTGTTCTACTGCCTCCGCTTGAAGGGCCCCCTCCACCTCCCCCACCATCCCAAGGATTGTCATCGTTTCTCGTTTGTTCCACCTAGAAAAGTATGAGTTATCAAAATTAAGATTTTCCGTTAGTCCTATTTCAcaatcaaaatttgaaatattggaaGTATTGCAAGAATCTTTTATCCTTTTTCAAATTATACCATTAAATCAAAAAACATTATATGAAAAAGCCACCCTTTTTTTTGACAATGAATCGTCCTGttaattttttcacaactatt
This genomic stretch from Coccinella septempunctata chromosome 7, icCocSept1.1, whole genome shotgun sequence harbors:
- the LOC123316687 gene encoding tRNA dimethylallyltransferase, whose product is MGSKLPLVVILGATGSGKTKLSLEIAQKFGGEIISADSMQIYKGLDIITAKVTKEEQLLAPHHLIDILEPEETFTVIEYRNRAKAIIDKLFSCNKVPIVVGGTNYYIESLLWNILVDDCGQNLKRKSSEIFSKEYDLSSRELHNQLKQLDPEMAKRLHPNNRRKILRSLEVLYDKGRKLSDILNEQHSSEGGSKTSGGLRYPNSLILWLQCEQKVLNTRLDNRVDEMVNEGLVDELLRFHRHFQNPDYTKGMFQSIGFKEFNSYLKLEEAQRSEEIGKKKLEEGIELLKLVTRRYAKKQIKWINNRFLGRTDRAVPPIYGLDTTNVSEWIENVSTKASRIIDSYIEGSPCPYPALPKLETVSSPNVDDDTYNCEICDRIFIGQLQWNLHLKSNKHKKIKEKQKKMKNNEILHETILTQATAESHLQQREIEKLRKASDNR